The genomic interval TATAATGATACAAAAGGTAATGATATTGATAGCATGGCCACTTTTATGGCCATACCACTTAAGAATATTGAACCAGAGGAGTTGAATCAGCTAATGGAGAAATTCCAGCAGATGAGCCGGAAGGTCCGCCAATAGTAAATACCGGAGTTTCCATATCGCGCGAAGCAACAACAATTACCGTATCCTGTGCGTGTTCTTTGAACAGATTTTCTACTAAACCTGGATTGTTATTGTCTTTTGATAAATGTGAAAGCAACAGGTGTGTCAGCTTGGCCGGGCGGGATGTTGTGAACAGTTCTAAGGCTTGTTTGTTGCTCAGGTGACCAAAACCATCACTAATCCTTTTTTTGAGGTAATAGGGATAATTACCATGATGTAAAAGATCTTCATCATAATTCGCTTCCAGAAAAGCTGCATCACATTGTTTGAAATGCAGGGTAAGCTGTTCGCAGACTACACCAAGATCGGTAAACACGCCAACTTTAATGTCCCCGCACGAAACCATGAAGCTATGTGGTTCTGCTGCATCATGAATTTTAGGAAAACAAGTGACCTGCAATGATCCGATCT from Pedobacter sp. WC2423 carries:
- a CDS encoding MBL fold metallo-hydrolase, which gives rise to MGCNPLFITSINSGSNGNCYYVGNAQEAVLIDAGISCRETEKRMLRLGLSMGKVKAIFISHEHGDHIRGLTVMAKKYRIPVYITPGTIGNSKLELPEDLIHSFFSHQVIQIGSLQVTCFPKIHDAAEPHSFMVSCGDIKVGVFTDLGVVCEQLTLHFKQCDAAFLEANYDEDLLHHGNYPYYLKKRISDGFGHLSNKQALELFTTSRPAKLTHLLLSHLSKDNNNPGLVENLFKEHAQDTVIVVASRDMETPVFTIGGPSGSSAGISPLADSTPLVQYS